Sequence from the Osmia bicornis bicornis chromosome 13, iOsmBic2.1, whole genome shotgun sequence genome:
GGCTGCAGAAATTATGGAGACCAAGTAAGATTTTGCATAAGTACAAGTTTGCAATGTCTTCTATTGTAAtactgaaaaagaaaataaaataaaatctgttaatatgtaatattttttaggAGAATCTTGTTGAagaataatattgtaatagAAGAGAATTCAGGAGAAGTTGGTGATGATCTACCCAAAATAAGATACAGGAACGGAGTACCATTTAATAACAGAACAATGGTTCAAATATTAACATAATATATCAGGAAATGCATACAGATAGCAATAACTTCTTCTTGATTATGTTTGTTTACAGATAGCTAGAAGAAGAGCAAGCATTGCAACAATTTCGCGACCACTATCTTCGCAAGATATGACAAAGGCAATATCTTTTATCtatccattttttttctctcaatattaaaaacttttaTTCAAAGTAATGGTTTAAATATTAATGCGTTATTTTTGACTCGTCTTGTATTCAGGAAGGTCCACGGCAACGCAATTCGGTTTCCGGAAGAATGACCTTAAGAAGACCATCGTTATGCTCTGAAACGCAAAGCTGGGAGagtgaaaaattaaatcgAACAGAGTTCGtagtatttttttaaaatctttaTAACGAAAGATATACTTAGAATGAAatgaagaataaataaatttattctgaATTGCAGCAGTTCAAACAGTGTTGCTGAATTACGAGACATTTCTGAGCAAACCGAGTCAAGGAGAAATTCTGCGGAAGAGAATAATAATCTTTTAAGAAATGACCAAAGCGATATCACCGATACCATCAATTGTAACATTATTACTGATGTAGAGGCTGAAGATCGAATGATTAATAAACAGAATTCATTCGTAGAATCCGATGTGACCAAAACTGTTGAGGAACAATTAACATTATGGTAATTAGTTTGAACAACTATgtgaatataaaaaaaaagttacaaaAGGGTCTTTAATACTTATTAAACTTCCTGTTTCAGCATACAGATGGGCGAACTATTACctagaaattttgaaacatgGGGGCTAATGATATGGTCCCTGTTGGTCTTCGTTCTAGGATATTATGCAAGACAGATTACTTCGTGTTGATGTATGTGGCAGACTGTCCTAACTTTGTAATACACTGTAAAGTTTCAATAGGAAAAGTGGAAAATTAGTGTTTCTTTGTTATGGTGTTACAGTATTAAATAGTTCATCCAAGTGTAATGTTATTTACCAAAACATGCTATAATAAACAATctgatttataaatatatcgcgtttaatcttttattttttatatattacaaattatcCACTGTCCCGATACAAACGAgcgaattatttttattataataacgtAATGAAAGAATACTTGAGCAGTAGGTTGAGTATATTTGTGGTGATTCTGTTTCAGGTACTAGATTTGATGAGTTactgaaaaataatgaaataacaTTCAAATACAATTCCATATTAATGGCATATCGAAGTTATAAATGTAAGAATTACCTATTAACAGTCTTAATGTGGTCATGCGTAGGCCATAAACGAATAGTGCCATCCAGACTTCCACTAGCAATATACTGTCCATCAAAACTCCAATCTAAATTCATAACTGTATCTTCGTGGCCTTTAAGCTCAGTTAACAATGCGTTAGTCGCCAAATCCCAAACAAAAATAGATTTGTCATCGCCTAAAGAAATAAAGCTATAATCAGTATTACATCATTATGTTACTCGTATTAACTGAACATTAAGGCAAATTATCATACCAGCAGCTGCCAAATACTTTCCATCTGGACTAAAAGCTAAACTGTAAATTGTCGACTGTGGCCCAATGTATACCCTTAATAAATTTCCATCGTCTTTATCCCACAACCTCACGGTCTTATCGGCCGATCCAGTTGCCAAATACCTCGCGTTTGGATGAAATTTTACACACTATGAGAAAACACGTTATGAAACTATATGAAatcaaaaaataattagaaaatagaTATCAGTAGAAGATCTCaaagaaatatgtaaaatatcATCCTTAAGTGTCTGTATGTTCAAAAGTGCATAATATGTTTATTTCTGTTACAATACATacatttatatctaaaaagtGACCAGCAAATATACGCAATGGAAATATTCTATCTAAAGACCATAATTTCGCAGTTCTGTCATGAGAACCTGTTGCTACATACAGATTGAATACACTAAGGTCCATGCACCATATAGGATAATTGTGACCACTGTAACAAAATTTCTGAATGATAATAGTTTTACATTAAACAGTATTgagataaaatttatatggATATACCTGTAAATTGCGGCGCATGTGTAATCGTTAAGTCTCCATGCCCTCATATCCTTATCACTAGATACGGAAAGTAAAATTTCTGATTCTGGAATAAACCTTAAATCGTGAACAATATCGGTATGTCCTCTAAGTATCACTGCCCCTCCTTCAGTCCTTGAAATATACAATCTTATATTCTACCTGTTATTTATCTTAGAAAGTTATTTACAAGATTATAAAAACTTACGTTCCGTCAGTtgtttcataatatttatctaAAAATGGACTATCGGAAGCAAACGAAAAGGAAGGTTCTTCGTACTTTGGCTTAATTAATACTGTTTCATTTATACCCCATAATCTAATTTCTGTAGTACTAAATCCTACTGCTAATTTATCCATACTTGGTGGGATTACACCACTACTTGCACTGTAAGGATAAATGTTTCATATAATTCCTATTATTCCCCAATTTTTCACtacatataatttattttcaaattactttTCAATAGCGTTATTCACTGCAAATATTCGTAGTGGTTGATGCGCATTATTTCGTATTAATCTTATTGCTTCTTGCAATTCTCTCATTTCACGGTCAGCTCCAGTACCTGATGGTTGCTCTACATATCCATTAATTCCTGTTTCACAACGCGAACTCGTTTCATCGCATCCGTCTGTATCCGTTTCAAGTACCTccattttcttaattattgtCACATGCGTGTTTATAAtctaaataaaagaaaattttatgttATGAACCTAAATTAAGACATTCATGTGCTTCTGTAACAAGGCTAACTCTTCCTTATTACCTGCATTAATATAATGTGTCCGTGTTTTGAAAGAAATTGTTGAAGACATAAATGAGCAACATCTGACATATCCACTTTGTACTTCCTAGTTCTAAATGAATTTACCAAAGGTCTCAACTCAATATCCTGCACTGAAAATACACTGGATAATTCTTCTAAGAAGTCTTTTTCTGTTTCACTAATGAATTCATTTT
This genomic interval carries:
- the LOC114871814 gene encoding TAF5-like RNA polymerase II p300/CBP-associated factor-associated factor 65 kDa subunit 5L isoform X1, whose amino-acid sequence is MKRLKSELINATIESYLKRRHYQTSDIFCRGNQVHCRTSDEMTLNATAACATSQDNSIIFSAISIDVAAADQAYQRLKMWVNIILDDKLKMELKGLLYPIFCHLYLEMLHAGNRQAAIQFLKSHQNEFISETEKDFLEELSSVFSVQDIELRPLVNSFRTRKYKVDMSDVAHLCLQQFLSKHGHIILMQIINTHVTIIKKMEVLETDTDGCDETSSRCETGINGYVEQPSGTGADREMRELQEAIRLIRNNAHQPLRIFAVNNAIENASSGVIPPSMDKLAVGFSTTEIRLWGINETVLIKPKYEEPSFSFASDSPFLDKYYETTDGTTEGGAVILRGHTDIVHDLRFIPESEILLSVSSDKDMRAWRLNDYTCAAIYSGHNYPIWCMDLSVFNLYVATGSHDRTAKLWSLDRIFPLRIFAGHFLDINCVKFHPNARYLATGSADKTVRLWDKDDGNLLRVYIGPQSTIYSLAFSPDGKYLAAAGDDKSIFVWDLATNALLTELKGHEDTVMNLDWSFDGQYIASGSLDGTIRLWPTHDHIKTVNSNSSNLVPETESPQIYSTYCSSILSLRYYNKNNSLVCIGTVDNL
- the LOC114871814 gene encoding TAF5-like RNA polymerase II p300/CBP-associated factor-associated factor 65 kDa subunit 5L isoform X2, whose protein sequence is MTLNATAACATSQDNSIIFSAISIDVAAADQAYQRLKMWVNIILDDKLKMELKGLLYPIFCHLYLEMLHAGNRQAAIQFLKSHQNEFISETEKDFLEELSSVFSVQDIELRPLVNSFRTRKYKVDMSDVAHLCLQQFLSKHGHIILMQIINTHVTIIKKMEVLETDTDGCDETSSRCETGINGYVEQPSGTGADREMRELQEAIRLIRNNAHQPLRIFAVNNAIENASSGVIPPSMDKLAVGFSTTEIRLWGINETVLIKPKYEEPSFSFASDSPFLDKYYETTDGTTEGGAVILRGHTDIVHDLRFIPESEILLSVSSDKDMRAWRLNDYTCAAIYSGHNYPIWCMDLSVFNLYVATGSHDRTAKLWSLDRIFPLRIFAGHFLDINCVKFHPNARYLATGSADKTVRLWDKDDGNLLRVYIGPQSTIYSLAFSPDGKYLAAAGDDKSIFVWDLATNALLTELKGHEDTVMNLDWSFDGQYIASGSLDGTIRLWPTHDHIKTVNSNSSNLVPETESPQIYSTYCSSILSLRYYNKNNSLVCIGTVDNL
- the LOC114871814 gene encoding TAF5-like RNA polymerase II p300/CBP-associated factor-associated factor 65 kDa subunit 5L isoform X3, yielding MLHAGNRQAAIQFLKSHQNEFISETEKDFLEELSSVFSVQDIELRPLVNSFRTRKYKVDMSDVAHLCLQQFLSKHGHIILMQIINTHVTIIKKMEVLETDTDGCDETSSRCETGINGYVEQPSGTGADREMRELQEAIRLIRNNAHQPLRIFAVNNAIENASSGVIPPSMDKLAVGFSTTEIRLWGINETVLIKPKYEEPSFSFASDSPFLDKYYETTDGTTEGGAVILRGHTDIVHDLRFIPESEILLSVSSDKDMRAWRLNDYTCAAIYSGHNYPIWCMDLSVFNLYVATGSHDRTAKLWSLDRIFPLRIFAGHFLDINCVKFHPNARYLATGSADKTVRLWDKDDGNLLRVYIGPQSTIYSLAFSPDGKYLAAAGDDKSIFVWDLATNALLTELKGHEDTVMNLDWSFDGQYIASGSLDGTIRLWPTHDHIKTVNSNSSNLVPETESPQIYSTYCSSILSLRYYNKNNSLVCIGTVDNL